Proteins found in one Arthrobacter sp. U41 genomic segment:
- a CDS encoding FtsK/SpoIIIE family DNA translocase, with translation MATRTSSAPRGNPSGKSGSSSARGSGPAASKTSKPSGTAGTARTRQLAAVEPKQPWLVRVVAGTWLGVAHVVGAGIRRIGYDVSDLAPGDRRDGAALFNLALGVFVATFAWWGFQGWFPDTVYAIVNGTFGWMSLLLPLMLIVCAFRLFRQPVDGRGNNRIGIGFLIMTFAGSGLAHIIGGEPAVAQGFDGLRHAGGMLGYLAAAPLAAIHPAVPVAVYSLLAFTSLLIVTATPFGAIPARLRGAYEHLMGIDLQDDDGDGHDRSYLDERSTPAPAKKKRRRLFGKDHNEDAGLDGYVGDEAFERALIADEEAEAAKSAGGSKTGSGSVAPGVRRPTQAEMAVEKIKAAQGLGSNAGAAAGENATEAIPLVTPGMIAAGSLNPAAPAPGAAAVAAAAKVPSNPVAVAPLPTPIPQRTEQLSLAGDVTYTLPPSDVLTPGSIPKERTEANDAIVASLTETLNQFNVEAQVTGFSRGPTVTRYEIELSPGTKVERVTALSKNISYAVASSDVRILSPIPGRSAIGIEIPNTDRETVSLGDVLRSQNARRTEHPMVIGVGKDVEGGYVVANLAKMPHLLVAGATGAGKSAFVNAMITSILMRATPDEVRMVMVDPKRVELTAYEGVPHLITPIITNPKKAAEALQWVVREMDARYDDLANYGFKHIDDFNKAVRAGKVIPPEGSKRVIRPYPYLLVIVDELADLMMVAPRDVEDSIVRITQLARAAGIHLVLATQRPSVDVVTGLIKANVPSRMAFATSSVTDSRVVLDQPGAEKLIGQGDALFLPMGASKAMRVQGAWVTESEIHKVVEHVKGQLKAVYRDDVAPEAPKKQIDDDIGDDLEVLLQATELVVTTQFGSTSMLQRKLRVGFAKAGRLMDLLESRGVVGPSEGSKARDVLVKPDDLATVLAAMKGMEVPAVADSQTAALSENANANIAQGGYAEDLVASDLDRRSQNTQYFDGADGADGGSAGGPGEDDGGSEDAWSLTGR, from the coding sequence ATGGCGACACGTACTTCCTCCGCGCCTAGAGGAAACCCCAGCGGTAAATCAGGCAGCTCTTCGGCCCGGGGCTCCGGCCCGGCTGCGTCCAAAACCAGCAAGCCCTCCGGAACAGCGGGCACGGCGCGCACCCGCCAGCTGGCCGCCGTCGAACCCAAACAGCCCTGGCTGGTCAGGGTTGTGGCCGGCACCTGGCTGGGCGTGGCCCACGTCGTCGGGGCGGGAATCCGCCGGATCGGCTACGACGTGAGTGACCTCGCCCCCGGGGACCGCCGCGACGGCGCAGCCCTGTTCAACCTCGCACTCGGCGTTTTCGTCGCCACCTTCGCCTGGTGGGGCTTCCAGGGCTGGTTCCCGGACACGGTCTACGCCATCGTCAACGGCACCTTCGGCTGGATGTCGCTGCTGCTGCCGCTCATGCTGATTGTCTGCGCCTTCCGGCTGTTCCGCCAGCCCGTCGATGGCCGCGGCAACAACCGGATCGGGATCGGCTTCCTGATCATGACCTTCGCCGGCTCCGGCCTGGCCCACATCATCGGCGGAGAACCGGCCGTCGCCCAGGGATTTGACGGACTGCGCCACGCCGGGGGCATGCTGGGATACCTCGCCGCGGCCCCGCTGGCTGCCATCCACCCGGCCGTCCCGGTGGCCGTCTACAGCCTGCTCGCCTTCACCTCGCTGCTGATCGTCACCGCCACTCCGTTCGGCGCCATCCCCGCCCGGCTCCGCGGCGCCTACGAGCACCTCATGGGCATCGACCTGCAGGACGACGACGGCGACGGCCACGACCGCAGCTACCTCGACGAACGCAGCACCCCCGCCCCGGCGAAGAAGAAACGGCGCCGCCTCTTCGGCAAGGACCACAACGAGGACGCCGGACTCGACGGCTACGTCGGCGACGAGGCCTTCGAACGGGCCCTCATCGCCGACGAGGAAGCCGAAGCCGCCAAATCCGCCGGCGGCTCCAAAACCGGCTCCGGATCCGTCGCACCCGGGGTGCGCCGTCCCACCCAGGCAGAGATGGCCGTCGAGAAGATCAAGGCGGCCCAGGGCCTCGGCAGCAACGCCGGCGCGGCGGCGGGGGAGAACGCCACCGAGGCGATCCCGCTCGTCACCCCGGGAATGATCGCCGCGGGCTCGCTGAACCCGGCCGCCCCGGCACCGGGCGCCGCAGCCGTGGCCGCCGCCGCGAAGGTCCCCTCCAATCCCGTGGCCGTGGCACCGCTGCCCACCCCCATTCCGCAGCGCACCGAACAGCTGTCCCTGGCCGGCGACGTGACATACACCCTCCCGCCGTCGGACGTCCTGACCCCGGGCTCCATCCCCAAGGAACGCACCGAGGCCAACGACGCGATCGTCGCCTCGCTGACCGAGACCCTGAACCAGTTCAATGTCGAGGCCCAGGTCACCGGCTTCAGCCGCGGCCCCACCGTGACCCGCTACGAGATCGAGCTCTCCCCGGGCACCAAGGTCGAACGCGTCACCGCCCTGTCCAAGAACATCTCCTATGCCGTCGCCAGCTCGGACGTGCGCATCCTGAGCCCCATCCCCGGCCGGTCCGCGATCGGCATCGAGATCCCCAACACCGACCGCGAGACCGTGTCGCTGGGCGATGTGCTCCGCAGCCAGAACGCCCGGCGGACAGAGCACCCCATGGTGATCGGCGTCGGCAAGGACGTCGAGGGCGGCTACGTCGTCGCGAACCTCGCCAAGATGCCGCACCTTCTGGTGGCGGGCGCCACCGGTGCCGGCAAGTCGGCGTTCGTGAACGCCATGATCACCTCCATCCTGATGCGCGCCACCCCCGACGAGGTCCGCATGGTCATGGTGGACCCCAAGCGGGTGGAACTCACCGCGTACGAGGGCGTCCCGCACCTCATCACCCCGATCATCACCAACCCCAAGAAGGCTGCCGAGGCCCTGCAGTGGGTGGTCCGGGAGATGGACGCCCGCTACGACGACCTCGCCAACTACGGCTTCAAGCACATCGACGACTTCAACAAGGCGGTCCGCGCCGGCAAGGTCATCCCGCCCGAGGGCTCCAAACGGGTCATCCGGCCGTACCCGTACCTGCTCGTGATCGTCGATGAACTCGCCGACCTGATGATGGTCGCCCCGCGCGACGTCGAGGACTCGATCGTGCGGATCACCCAGCTGGCCCGCGCCGCCGGCATCCACCTCGTGCTCGCCACCCAGCGGCCCTCCGTCGACGTCGTCACCGGCCTGATCAAGGCCAACGTGCCGTCGAGGATGGCGTTCGCCACCTCCTCGGTCACCGACTCCCGGGTCGTCCTGGACCAGCCGGGCGCCGAGAAGCTGATCGGCCAGGGCGACGCGCTGTTCCTGCCGATGGGCGCGTCCAAGGCCATGCGGGTCCAGGGCGCCTGGGTCACCGAATCGGAAATCCACAAGGTCGTCGAGCACGTCAAGGGCCAGCTCAAGGCCGTGTACCGCGACGACGTCGCCCCCGAGGCGCCGAAGAAGCAGATCGATGACGACATCGGAGACGACCTCGAGGTCCTCCTGCAGGCCACCGAGCTCGTCGTCACGACCCAGTTCGGTTCCACCTCGATGCTGCAGCGGAAGCTGCGCGTCGGCTTCGCGAAGGCCGGCCGGCTGATGGACCTGCTCGAATCCCGTGGCGTGGTGGGCCCCTCCGAGGGCTCCAAGGCCCGCGACGTGCTGGTCAAACCCGATGACCTCGCGACGGTTCTCGCGGCCATGAAGGGTATGGAGGTGCCCGCCGTCGCCGATTCCCAGACCGCGGCGCTGAGCGAGAACGCCAACGCGAACATCGCCCAGGGCGGTTACGCGGAGGATCTCGTCGCATCGGATCTGGACCGGCGGAGTCAGAACACTCAGTACTTCGACGGCGCAGACGGCGCCGACGGGGGCTCCGCCGGCGGCCCGGGCGAGGACGACGGCGGCTCCGAGGACGCCTGGTCGCTCACCGGACGGTAG
- the pgsA gene encoding CDP-diacylglycerol--glycerol-3-phosphate 3-phosphatidyltransferase: MTSAEANKAGSASPIWNLPNILTMLRIVMVPFFVWFLLLDAPGLDAGNGLWRWIAAATFAVAIYTDKLDGDIARSRGLITDFGKIADPIADKLLIGSALVMLSVLQELPWWVTILILVREWGVTALRFFVIRYGVIPASRGGKLKTVIQTVAIFLYILPLASLAPWLGVVAFAVMLVALAITVWTGGEYVIEALKLRASGIREQQQKIQEGKP; this comes from the coding sequence GTGACTAGCGCCGAAGCAAACAAGGCCGGATCCGCGTCCCCGATCTGGAACCTGCCCAACATCCTGACGATGCTGCGGATCGTGATGGTGCCGTTCTTCGTCTGGTTCCTCCTGCTCGACGCGCCCGGGCTGGACGCCGGAAACGGCCTCTGGCGGTGGATCGCCGCCGCGACCTTCGCCGTCGCCATCTATACGGACAAGCTCGACGGCGACATCGCCCGCAGCCGCGGCCTCATCACCGACTTCGGCAAGATCGCCGACCCGATCGCGGACAAGCTGCTGATCGGCTCGGCCCTGGTCATGCTCTCAGTGCTGCAGGAGCTGCCCTGGTGGGTCACCATCCTGATCCTGGTCCGCGAATGGGGCGTCACCGCCCTGCGCTTCTTCGTCATCCGCTATGGCGTGATCCCGGCGTCGCGCGGCGGCAAGCTCAAGACCGTCATCCAGACCGTCGCCATCTTCCTGTACATCCTCCCGCTGGCCTCCCTCGCGCCGTGGCTCGGCGTCGTGGCCTTCGCGGTCATGCTGGTGGCCCTCGCGATCACGGTCTGGACCGGCGGCGAATATGTCATCGAGGCCCTCAAGCTGCGCGCCAGCGGCATCCGGGAACAGCAACAGAAGATCCAGGAGGGCAAGCCATGA
- a CDS encoding CinA family protein: MTDPHHKINLHHLAEEAVTGAIGRGLTVATAESLTAGMVAAVLADTPGASGMLQGGVVSYQNTVKANVLGVPRELLDSVGAVDGRVAEAMAEGARRVCGADIAVSTTGVAGPEPHGGKDVGSVYIGVATADGATSYRYSFEGSRPEIRGQACAAALERLLEALASAGYRA, encoded by the coding sequence ATGACCGACCCCCACCACAAGATCAACCTGCACCATCTGGCCGAAGAAGCCGTCACCGGGGCGATCGGACGCGGGCTGACCGTCGCCACCGCCGAATCGCTCACCGCCGGCATGGTCGCCGCCGTGCTGGCAGACACGCCCGGCGCCTCCGGGATGCTCCAGGGCGGCGTGGTCTCCTACCAGAACACCGTCAAGGCGAACGTGCTGGGAGTGCCCCGGGAACTGCTGGACAGCGTCGGAGCCGTCGACGGCCGGGTCGCCGAGGCCATGGCCGAGGGCGCACGCAGGGTCTGCGGCGCCGACATCGCCGTCTCCACGACCGGCGTCGCCGGTCCCGAGCCGCACGGCGGCAAGGACGTGGGCTCCGTCTACATCGGCGTTGCCACCGCGGACGGAGCGACGTCGTACAGGTACAGCTTCGAGGGCAGCCGCCCGGAAATCCGCGGCCAGGCCTGCGCCGCGGCGCTGGAGCGCCTGCTGGAAGCTCTGGCGTCCGCAGGCTACCGGGCGTAA
- a CDS encoding helix-turn-helix domain-containing protein, with protein MVKQPVSVNGVVRWKDVGLADQAKSEQKERKMVVLRHEIGDVLRDVRQRQGRTLREVSHSARVSLGYLSEVERGQKEASSELLSSICSALDVPLSSMLREVSDRVAVAEGVAVPDTVPQEFAQRYGRDLDRELNTDLNDELAKGLLSGAR; from the coding sequence ATGGTAAAGCAGCCCGTATCCGTTAACGGCGTTGTCCGCTGGAAGGATGTGGGCCTCGCCGATCAGGCTAAGAGCGAACAGAAGGAGCGCAAGATGGTTGTACTTCGTCACGAAATCGGTGATGTACTGCGCGATGTCCGCCAACGCCAAGGCCGTACCCTCCGCGAAGTTTCGCACAGTGCCCGCGTTTCCCTGGGCTACCTGAGCGAAGTGGAACGTGGCCAGAAGGAAGCCTCCTCGGAGCTGCTCTCCTCGATCTGCTCGGCCCTCGATGTTCCGCTCTCCAGTATGCTCCGCGAGGTCAGCGACCGCGTCGCCGTCGCCGAGGGTGTTGCGGTTCCGGACACCGTCCCCCAGGAGTTCGCACAGCGCTACGGCCGTGACCTGGACCGTGAGCTCAACACGGACCTTAACGACGAGTTGGCCAAGGGCCTTCTCTCCGGGGCACGCTAG
- a CDS encoding MarR family winged helix-turn-helix transcriptional regulator yields the protein MSNPAAGAGIPGGTDDPTDAALAAVEHQLSLLWRRARSISHRLSRQVHPDMDPAAYGLLSVIRRQGGMRLTELASSIGVGKPSVSRQIAFLERLGLVSKEADPLDGRAQMIRLTPRGEEKMHEVQDARREVFRERLGEWPPEELQTLSRYIAKLNATYERDGFPRDEPE from the coding sequence ATGAGCAACCCCGCCGCAGGCGCTGGCATCCCCGGCGGCACTGACGATCCCACAGACGCGGCGCTGGCGGCCGTCGAGCACCAGCTGAGCCTGCTCTGGCGCCGCGCCCGTTCCATCTCCCACCGCCTCTCCCGCCAGGTTCACCCGGACATGGACCCGGCGGCCTACGGCCTGCTGTCCGTGATCCGCAGGCAGGGCGGCATGCGGCTGACCGAGCTGGCCTCGAGCATCGGCGTCGGGAAGCCCTCGGTGAGCCGGCAGATCGCCTTCCTGGAACGCCTCGGCCTGGTCTCCAAGGAGGCTGATCCGCTTGACGGACGCGCACAGATGATCCGCCTGACGCCCCGGGGCGAGGAGAAGATGCACGAGGTGCAGGACGCCCGGCGGGAAGTGTTCCGTGAACGGCTCGGCGAGTGGCCGCCGGAGGAACTGCAGACCCTGTCCCGCTACATCGCCAAACTCAACGCCACCTACGAGCGGGACGGTTTCCCCCGCGACGAACCGGAGTAG
- a CDS encoding DUF3046 domain-containing protein translates to MRISDFWRLMDDEFGAGYSRVLSSSLVLAGVGGRTADQALSAGIPPRQVWLALCEVQDVPPERRLGRDVKPR, encoded by the coding sequence GTGCGAATCAGTGACTTTTGGCGGCTTATGGACGACGAATTCGGGGCGGGCTACTCGCGAGTCCTCAGCAGCTCGCTGGTCCTGGCGGGAGTCGGCGGCCGGACCGCCGACCAGGCCCTGAGCGCCGGTATACCCCCGCGCCAGGTGTGGTTGGCGCTCTGCGAGGTCCAGGACGTCCCGCCCGAGCGGCGGCTGGGCCGCGACGTCAAACCGCGCTGA
- the recA gene encoding recombinase RecA: MAAAPDRQKALDAALAQIDKQFGKGSVMRLGDEVRAPIEVIPTGSIALDIALGIGGLPRGRVVEIYGPESSGKTTVALHAVASAQRLGGIAAFIDAEHALDPEYAARLGVDTDALLVSQPDTGEQALEIMDMLIGSGSLDVIVIDSVAALVPRAEIEGDMGDSHVGLQARLMSQALRKITGRLSQTKTTAIFINQLREKIGVFFGSPETTTGGKALKFYASIRIDVRRIQTLKEGADSVGNRTKAKIVKNKMAPPFKIAEFDIIYGQGISREGGIIDMGVEHGIIKKSGSWFTYDGDQLGQGMENSRRFLRDNPELAAELERLIKEKLGVGVKAPAETAAEPKLKAVDGF; this comes from the coding sequence ATGGCCGCAGCCCCGGATCGCCAGAAAGCGCTCGACGCAGCGCTTGCCCAGATTGACAAGCAGTTCGGTAAAGGCTCTGTCATGCGCCTTGGTGACGAAGTCCGTGCGCCCATCGAGGTTATTCCGACCGGTTCCATCGCGCTGGACATTGCCCTGGGAATTGGCGGCCTGCCCCGCGGCCGCGTGGTGGAAATCTACGGTCCGGAATCCTCCGGTAAGACCACGGTGGCGCTGCACGCGGTCGCCAGTGCCCAGCGCCTGGGCGGCATCGCTGCCTTCATCGACGCCGAGCACGCCCTCGACCCGGAATACGCCGCCAGGCTCGGCGTCGACACCGACGCGCTCCTGGTCTCCCAGCCGGACACCGGCGAGCAGGCCCTGGAAATCATGGACATGCTGATCGGCTCGGGCTCCCTTGACGTTATTGTCATCGACTCCGTTGCCGCCCTCGTTCCCCGCGCGGAAATCGAAGGCGACATGGGCGACAGCCACGTCGGCCTGCAGGCGCGCCTGATGAGCCAGGCCCTCCGTAAGATCACCGGCCGCCTGAGCCAGACGAAGACCACCGCCATCTTCATCAACCAGCTGCGCGAGAAGATCGGTGTCTTCTTCGGCTCCCCGGAAACCACCACCGGCGGCAAGGCCCTCAAGTTCTACGCCTCGATCCGCATCGACGTCCGCCGGATCCAGACCCTCAAGGAGGGCGCGGACTCCGTCGGCAACCGCACGAAGGCCAAAATCGTCAAGAACAAGATGGCCCCGCCCTTCAAGATCGCCGAGTTCGACATCATTTACGGCCAGGGCATCTCCCGCGAGGGCGGCATCATCGACATGGGTGTCGAGCACGGCATCATCAAAAAGTCCGGCTCCTGGTTCACCTATGACGGCGACCAGCTGGGCCAGGGAATGGAGAACTCCCGCCGCTTCCTGCGGGACAACCCGGAGCTGGCGGCCGAGCTTGAACGGCTGATCAAGGAAAAGCTCGGCGTCGGCGTCAAGGCCCCCGCCGAGACCGCGGCAGAACCGAAGCTGAAGGCCGTTGACGGCTTCTAA
- a CDS encoding regulatory protein RecX codes for MRQLTNSPKSRLQLAQKLAERNVPDDVAEAVLDRFAEVKLIDDADFADMWVRSRSRSRKLAKGALRRELAEKGIDAETAAGALAQLSDADEESAARELVQRKLRGAAVSGDRAERDKTTRRLASMLARKGYQPSQAFRIVGEVLDAAGPGAGSAAGAGDEPDF; via the coding sequence CTGCGGCAGCTGACAAACTCGCCGAAGAGCCGGCTGCAGCTCGCCCAAAAACTGGCCGAGCGCAACGTCCCGGACGACGTCGCGGAAGCCGTGCTGGACCGCTTCGCCGAAGTGAAGCTCATTGACGACGCGGACTTCGCCGACATGTGGGTGCGGTCCCGTTCCCGGAGCCGCAAACTCGCCAAGGGCGCCCTCCGGCGCGAACTCGCCGAGAAGGGCATCGACGCCGAAACCGCCGCCGGCGCCCTGGCACAGCTCAGCGACGCGGACGAGGAATCCGCGGCCCGCGAACTGGTCCAGCGGAAACTCAGGGGCGCCGCCGTGTCCGGGGACCGTGCCGAGCGGGACAAGACCACGCGCCGTCTGGCCTCCATGCTCGCCCGGAAGGGGTACCAGCCCTCGCAGGCCTTCCGGATCGTGGGCGAAGTCCTCGACGCTGCCGGCCCCGGTGCCGGGTCTGCCGCCGGGGCCGGGGACGAACCGGACTTCTGA
- the miaB gene encoding tRNA (N6-isopentenyl adenosine(37)-C2)-methylthiotransferase MiaB: MSLTIPSPAAGTIPSTDASSLPGAGPQPAAPQPRTYQVRTYGCQMNVHDSERMSGMLEAAGYVPAAGELADVVVFNTCAVRENADNKLYGNLGMLAPVKAANPGMQIAVGGCLAQKDRDTILKKAPWVDAVFGTHNVGALPALLERARHNNEAQLEILESLDVFPSTLPTKRDSVYAGWVSISVGCNNTCTFCIVPALRGKEKDRRPGDILAEIQALVDDGAIEVTLLGQNVNSYGVEFGDRQAFSKLLRACGDIPGLERVRFTSPHPAAFTDDVIDAMAQTPNVMPQLHMPLQSGSDKVLKDMKRSYRSTKFLGILDKVREKIPQAAISTDIIVGFPGETEEDFQATLDVVEKSRFATAFTFQYSKRPGTPAAELPDQLPKAVVQERFERLTALQDRIAAEENARQLGRRVEVMVTAQSGRKSGETHRLSGRARDQRLVHFSVPAGAGTPRPGDLVTVTITGAAAFHLVADPASAEDYSLRRSRAGDAWDRSQADSCGAPAPGPVPGTTGVSLGMPTLPVRGR, translated from the coding sequence GTGAGTTTGACCATTCCTTCCCCAGCAGCCGGCACCATCCCTTCCACGGACGCCTCGTCACTCCCGGGCGCCGGGCCGCAGCCCGCCGCGCCGCAGCCCCGCACCTACCAGGTGCGGACGTACGGCTGCCAGATGAACGTGCACGACTCCGAACGGATGTCCGGAATGCTCGAAGCCGCCGGTTATGTCCCCGCCGCCGGGGAACTGGCCGACGTCGTGGTCTTCAACACCTGCGCGGTGCGGGAAAACGCCGACAACAAGCTCTACGGCAACCTCGGCATGCTCGCGCCGGTCAAGGCCGCCAACCCGGGGATGCAGATCGCCGTCGGCGGCTGCCTGGCGCAGAAGGACCGCGACACCATCCTGAAGAAGGCCCCCTGGGTGGACGCTGTCTTCGGCACCCACAACGTCGGCGCCCTGCCGGCCCTGCTGGAACGGGCCCGCCACAACAACGAGGCACAGCTCGAAATCCTCGAGTCGCTCGACGTCTTCCCCTCCACCCTGCCCACCAAGCGGGACTCGGTCTACGCCGGCTGGGTGTCGATCTCCGTCGGCTGCAACAACACCTGCACCTTCTGCATCGTCCCGGCCCTGCGCGGCAAGGAAAAGGACCGCCGCCCCGGCGACATCCTCGCCGAGATCCAGGCCCTCGTCGACGACGGCGCGATCGAAGTAACCCTGCTGGGCCAAAACGTGAACTCCTACGGCGTCGAGTTCGGCGACCGCCAGGCCTTCTCCAAGCTCCTGCGCGCCTGCGGCGACATCCCCGGCCTGGAACGCGTCCGCTTCACCAGCCCGCACCCCGCAGCCTTCACCGACGACGTCATCGACGCCATGGCCCAGACCCCCAACGTGATGCCGCAGCTGCACATGCCGCTGCAGTCCGGCTCGGACAAGGTCCTCAAGGACATGAAGCGGTCCTACCGCTCGACAAAGTTCCTGGGCATCCTGGACAAGGTCCGCGAGAAGATCCCGCAGGCCGCCATCTCCACGGACATCATCGTCGGCTTCCCCGGCGAGACCGAGGAGGACTTCCAGGCCACGCTCGACGTCGTGGAGAAGTCCCGCTTCGCCACCGCCTTCACCTTCCAGTACTCCAAGCGGCCCGGCACGCCCGCCGCTGAGCTCCCGGACCAGCTCCCCAAGGCGGTGGTGCAGGAACGCTTCGAACGCCTCACCGCCCTGCAGGACCGGATCGCCGCCGAGGAGAACGCCCGCCAGCTCGGCCGGCGCGTGGAGGTTATGGTCACGGCCCAGTCCGGGCGCAAGTCCGGGGAAACCCACCGGCTCTCCGGGCGGGCCCGGGACCAGCGCCTGGTCCACTTCTCCGTGCCCGCCGGTGCCGGGACGCCCCGCCCCGGGGACCTCGTCACAGTGACCATCACCGGCGCCGCGGCGTTCCACCTCGTCGCCGACCCGGCGTCGGCGGAGGACTACAGCCTGCGCCGCTCCCGGGCCGGCGACGCCTGGGACAGGTCCCAGGCGGACTCCTGCGGCGCCCCCGCCCCGGGGCCCGTCCCCGGCACCACCGGCGTTTCGCTGGGCATGCCCACCCTTCCCGTCCGCGGCCGCTAG
- the miaA gene encoding tRNA (adenosine(37)-N6)-dimethylallyltransferase MiaA — MPVIAVVGPTGSGKSDLAVSLALELDGEVINADSMQFYRGMDIGTAKITEAERRGVPHHLLDILDVTEEASVSDFQQQARALIADIHGRGKRAILAGGSGLYVRAALDVLEFPGTDPAIRRRLEAELETGGPAPLRARLEGVDPVSAGRLGDARRIVRALEVFELTGRPFSSFMPTREYARPAVQIGLEVDREQLRERLARRVHTMVERGLLDEVRTLDAAGLRRGRTAPRALGYAQFLKVLDGESEAAQAAEETIVATRQFARRQLTWFRADPRIHWLDWRDPELVAKAAALCRPGLPGPVTLEHG, encoded by the coding sequence CTGCCGGTGATCGCCGTCGTCGGCCCGACCGGCTCCGGCAAGTCCGACCTCGCCGTCTCGCTGGCCCTGGAACTCGACGGCGAAGTCATCAACGCCGACTCCATGCAGTTCTACCGCGGCATGGACATCGGCACGGCCAAGATCACCGAGGCAGAACGCAGGGGAGTTCCCCACCACCTCCTGGACATCCTGGACGTGACCGAGGAGGCCAGCGTCTCGGACTTCCAGCAGCAGGCCCGTGCGCTCATTGCCGACATCCACGGCCGCGGCAAACGCGCCATCCTGGCCGGCGGCTCCGGGCTCTATGTCCGCGCCGCCCTGGACGTGCTGGAATTCCCCGGCACGGATCCTGCCATCCGGCGCCGGCTCGAGGCTGAACTGGAAACCGGGGGCCCGGCACCGCTGCGGGCACGGCTGGAAGGCGTGGACCCGGTCTCCGCCGGCCGGCTCGGGGACGCACGCCGGATCGTCCGCGCCCTCGAAGTGTTCGAACTCACCGGGCGGCCCTTCAGCTCCTTTATGCCCACCCGCGAGTACGCCCGGCCCGCCGTGCAGATCGGGCTGGAAGTGGACCGCGAACAGCTCCGGGAACGGCTCGCCCGCCGGGTCCACACCATGGTGGAGCGCGGCCTGCTCGATGAGGTCCGGACGCTTGACGCGGCCGGACTCCGCCGCGGGAGGACCGCCCCGCGCGCCCTCGGCTACGCCCAGTTCCTGAAGGTCCTCGACGGCGAATCCGAGGCGGCGCAGGCGGCGGAGGAAACCATCGTCGCGACCCGGCAGTTCGCCCGCCGCCAGCTGACCTGGTTCCGTGCCGACCCCCGCATCCACTGGCTCGACTGGCGGGACCCGGAGCTCGTCGCCAAGGCCGCCGCGCTCTGCCGCCCCGGCCTCCCCGGCCCGGTAACCTTGGAACATGGATGA
- the dapF gene encoding diaminopimelate epimerase produces MDETLAVAADRNSAGDTAALSGLKFSKGHGTGNDFVLLADPNGTLAVTPGQVAALCDRHRGIGGDGLIRAVPSRLLAEGQELLTRHPDAEWFMDYRNGDGSLSEMCGNGVRVFVHFLLAEGLVELPAGGSLTIGTRAGAKTIVRTAAGYAVDMGPWEFIFPGEATARAMDSLVSAAGLEVARPALSVSMGNPHTVVALAELAELEATQLFTAPHVDPAPPHGTNVEFVVPSEPLVHDGVGTITMRVHERGVGETQSCGTGACAAAVAIRHWAGQGAPDEWHVQVPGGVVGVKFFLGAEGHEHVELSGPAVIVASGTLS; encoded by the coding sequence ATGGATGAAACCCTGGCCGTGGCCGCTGACCGCAACTCCGCCGGTGACACGGCAGCCCTGAGCGGACTGAAGTTTTCCAAAGGCCACGGCACCGGAAACGACTTTGTGCTCCTCGCGGACCCCAACGGCACCCTGGCGGTGACCCCCGGGCAGGTCGCGGCACTCTGCGACCGGCACCGCGGAATCGGCGGCGACGGACTAATCCGTGCCGTCCCGTCCCGCCTGCTCGCCGAAGGCCAGGAGCTGCTCACGCGGCACCCGGACGCCGAATGGTTCATGGACTACCGCAACGGCGACGGCTCGCTGTCCGAAATGTGCGGCAACGGTGTCCGCGTCTTTGTGCACTTCCTGCTCGCCGAGGGCCTGGTCGAACTGCCCGCCGGCGGGTCACTGACCATCGGCACCCGGGCCGGCGCGAAGACGATCGTCCGCACCGCCGCCGGCTACGCCGTCGACATGGGCCCCTGGGAGTTCATCTTTCCGGGCGAGGCCACCGCACGGGCCATGGATTCACTGGTCAGCGCCGCGGGGCTGGAGGTGGCCAGGCCCGCCCTGTCCGTGAGCATGGGCAATCCGCACACCGTCGTGGCGCTGGCCGAACTGGCCGAGCTGGAGGCCACGCAGCTGTTCACCGCGCCCCACGTGGATCCCGCCCCGCCCCACGGCACCAACGTGGAGTTCGTTGTGCCGTCCGAGCCGCTGGTCCATGACGGCGTCGGTACCATCACGATGCGCGTCCATGAGCGGGGCGTCGGGGAGACACAGTCCTGCGGCACCGGCGCCTGCGCCGCGGCCGTCGCGATCCGCCACTGGGCCGGCCAGGGTGCCCCGGACGAATGGCATGTCCAGGTCCCGGGCGGAGTCGTCGGCGTGAAGTTCTTCCTCGGCGCGGAGGGCCACGAGCACGTCGAGCTCAGCGGCCCCGCGGTGATCGTGGCTAGTGGGACGCTTTCCTGA